A window of Rhododendron vialii isolate Sample 1 chromosome 11a, ASM3025357v1 contains these coding sequences:
- the LOC131308866 gene encoding F-box/kelch-repeat protein At1g22040-like, with the protein MGAVLSCSRRGRSSGFYEVPSGETRKRQRTSSSFYEANQRLFPSLPDEISIQILARVPRSCYLSAKLVSQSWKSAILSTELYEVRKELGTTEEWLYILTKVEDDKLMWYALDPLSGKWQRLPPMPNFAGEDGSKRSLSGLRMWNMMGSSIRIADVIKGWLGRKDALDRMPFCGCAAGVIDGCIYVLGGFSRATAMSCVWRYHPILNRWIEVSPMSIGRAYCKTGVLNNKLYVVGGVTRGRGGLTPLRTAEVFDPCTGLWSQIPSMPFSQLLPTAFLADLLKPIATGMTSYKGKLYVAQSLYCWPFFVDVGGEVYDPDTNSWVDMPIGMGEGWPARQAGTKLSATVDGELYALDPSSSLNSSKIKSYDHENDAWKVVSGDVPVRDFDSESPYLLAGFLGKLHVITKDVNHNIAVMQTERQNLSSSVASTSTIPLDDSHNIAVMQTERQNRSSSVASTSTIPLDDSHLEEQTETNIWKVIATKNAGSEELLNCQILEL; encoded by the coding sequence ATGGGAGCTGTATTGAGTTGTAGTCGTAGGGGCAGAAGTAGTGGGTTCTATGAGGTTCCAAGTGGTGAGACCAGGAAAAGGCAAAGGACATCTTCGAGCTTTTACGAGGCTAATCAACGACTATTTCCCAGCCTTCCGGATGAGATATCAATCCAGATTCTTGCCAGAGTTCCTAGAAGTTGCTACTTGAGTGCAAAATTGGTCTCGCAGAGCTGGAAATCTGCCATTTTGAGTACTGAACTCTATGAAGTCAGAAAAGAGCTCGGGACAACAGAAGAGTGGCTCTATATTTTGACCAAGGTTGAAGATGACAAGCTTATGTGGTATGCTTTGGACCCCTTGTCTGGAAAATGGCAAAGGCTTCCACCAATGCCCAATTTTGCTGGAGAAGACGGCTCTAAAAGGAGCCTATCTGGTCTTCGGATGTGGAATATGATGGGATCAAGCATCAGGATTGCAGATGTCATAAAGGGATGGCTTGGGAGGAAGGACGCTTTGGACCGAATGCCTTTTTGTGGTTGTGCTGCTGGTGTCATTGACGGCTGCATATATGTGCTAGGGGGATTTTCTAGGGCAACAGCCATGAGTTGCGTCTGGCGTTATCACCCAATTCTTAACAGGTGGATTGAAGTGAGTCCTATGTCCATTGGTAGGGCATACTGTAAGACAGGTGTCTTAAACAACAAGCTTTATGTCGTTGGAGGGGTCACCAGGGGTCGTGGAGGTCTGACACCTCTTCGGACTGCTGAAGTGTTTGATCCTTGTACTGGCCTCTGGTCCCAAATCCCAAGCATGCCATTTTCTCAGTTGCTTCCAACTGCTTTTCTGGCTGATTTGCTTAAGCCCATTGCAACTGGAATGACATCCTACAAGGGGAAATTATATGTCGCGCAGAGTTTGTATTGTTGGCCATTTTTTGTTGATGTTGGAGGAGAGGTTTATGATCCGGATACAAATTCATGGGTTGATATGCCGATTGGAATGGGGGAGGGGTGGCCTGCTAGGCAGGCAGGAACCAAATTGAGTGCCACTGTCGATGGCGAATTGTACGCCTTGGATCCTTCGAGTTCTTTGAATAGTTCTAAGATCAAATCATATGACCATGAAAATGATGCTTGGAAAGTTGTTTCCGGAGACGTTCCCGTCCGTGACTTTGATTCTGAGTCTCCTTATTTACTTGCTGGTTTTCTTGGTAAGCTTCACGTTATCACGAAAGATGTGAATCATAATATTGCGGTTATGCAGACTGAAAGACAAAATCTTTCGAGTTCGGTTGCTTCAACTTCAACAATTCCTTTGGATGATTCCCATAATATTGCGGTTATGCAGACTGAAAGGCAAAATCGTTCGAGTTCGGTTGCTTCAACTTCAACAATTCCTTTGGATGATTCCCATTTGGAAGAACAAACTGAAACAAACATTTGGAAAGTCATTGCCACTAAGAATGCTGGTTCCGAAGAACTGCTCAACTGTCAAATCCTTGAGTTGTAG